From one Pseudomonas sp. S35 genomic stretch:
- the lpoB gene encoding penicillin-binding protein activator LpoB, whose product MFARFSMLAVVAVLASGCANTSPVLGSKHINYGDTKAVETVTNEFGSTDLQMIAESMTRSLAQSGILQGRPVVQVYDVKNKTSEYIDTREITTSIKTQLMKTGTARFASDNTDMQSQVDQLKLQNQSGLYKKSTVSKTGNMVAAKYRLEGSISSIVKRSSDYKDVFYKFSLQLIDVESGLAEWMDEKEIRKTTER is encoded by the coding sequence ATGTTTGCACGCTTTTCGATGCTCGCCGTGGTGGCCGTCCTGGCCAGCGGTTGCGCCAATACTTCGCCCGTGCTGGGCAGCAAGCACATCAACTACGGCGACACCAAGGCCGTGGAAACGGTGACCAACGAGTTCGGCTCCACCGACCTGCAGATGATCGCCGAAAGCATGACCCGCTCCCTCGCCCAGTCCGGCATCCTGCAAGGCCGCCCGGTGGTGCAGGTGTATGACGTGAAGAACAAGACCAGCGAGTACATCGACACCCGCGAGATCACCACGTCGATCAAGACCCAACTGATGAAAACCGGCACCGCGCGCTTCGCCAGCGACAACACCGACATGCAAAGCCAGGTCGACCAGCTCAAGCTGCAGAACCAGAGCGGCCTGTACAAGAAATCCACGGTGAGCAAGACCGGCAACATGGTCGCTGCCAAGTACCGCCTGGAAGGCTCCATCAGCTCCATCGTCAAGCGCAGCTCGGACTACAAGGACGTGTTCTACAAGTTCAGCCTGCAACTGATCGACGTCGAGAGCGGCCTGGCCGAATGGATGGACGAAAAAGAAATCCGCAAGACCACGGAGCGCTAA
- a CDS encoding penicillin-binding protein activator LpoB, whose translation MRAWIGMIGLLCAFGAAAAPKIAVTDLAYEARVEEYIHQVSASNNFQASSYHASGATNYSEYESRNSYIEQTELRQFSGDIKGQILKSRQFQLVQGTPYTADAQGDVYDVIKRIKAGHFKGADYVLFGTLSDIDFTQDINALDHTNSYSAVLGLTLVADFSLINTRTFEITSAFTAMGEGQDTKLVNSRDVRVSLNRPRVVKEVSKALGEDVARQLAEQLGGGYQAPDQPVLRNNLPRDEAPKILR comes from the coding sequence ATGCGTGCATGGATTGGCATGATCGGCCTGCTGTGCGCCTTTGGCGCCGCGGCCGCACCGAAGATCGCGGTGACCGACCTGGCCTACGAGGCGCGGGTCGAGGAATACATCCACCAGGTCTCGGCCAGCAACAACTTCCAGGCAAGCAGCTACCACGCCAGTGGCGCGACGAACTACAGCGAGTACGAAAGCCGCAACAGCTACATCGAGCAGACCGAGCTGCGCCAGTTCAGCGGCGATATCAAGGGCCAGATCCTCAAGTCCCGCCAGTTCCAGCTGGTGCAGGGCACGCCCTACACCGCCGATGCCCAGGGTGACGTCTACGACGTGATCAAGCGCATCAAGGCCGGCCACTTCAAGGGCGCGGACTACGTGCTGTTCGGCACGCTGTCCGACATCGACTTCACCCAGGACATCAACGCCCTGGACCACACCAACAGCTACTCGGCGGTGCTGGGCCTGACGCTGGTGGCGGATTTCAGCCTGATCAACACACGCACCTTCGAGATCACCTCGGCGTTCACCGCCATGGGTGAAGGCCAGGACACCAAACTGGTGAACAGCCGCGACGTACGCGTGAGCCTGAACCGGCCGCGGGTGGTGAAGGAAGTGTCGAAAGCGCTGGGTGAAGATGTGGCGCGGCAGTTGGCGGAGCAGTTGGGTGGCGGCTATCAAGCGCCTGACCAACCGGTGCTGCGCAATAACCTGCCACGAGATGAAGCACCAAAAATCCTGCGCTGA
- a CDS encoding LysE family transporter: protein MALDTWLAFFLASWIISLSPGAGAIASMSSGLQYGFVRGYWNAIGLQLGLAMQIAVVAGGLGAILAASSTAFYAIKWFGVAYLVYLAIKQWRALPMDMTDDAAPRPIGKPMAMMFRGFLVNASNPKALVFMLAVLPQFVNPQAPLLAQYLILGATMISVDMIVMAGYTGLASKVLRLLRTPKQQKRVNRTFAGLFVGAAGFLASLHRATA, encoded by the coding sequence ATGGCACTCGATACGTGGCTGGCCTTTTTCCTGGCCAGTTGGATTATCTCCCTTTCCCCTGGCGCCGGTGCCATCGCTTCGATGTCCAGCGGCCTGCAATATGGTTTCGTGCGTGGCTACTGGAACGCCATCGGCCTGCAACTGGGCCTGGCGATGCAGATTGCCGTGGTGGCGGGTGGCTTGGGTGCCATTCTGGCGGCATCGTCTACCGCGTTTTATGCGATCAAATGGTTTGGCGTGGCGTACCTGGTGTACCTGGCGATCAAGCAATGGCGCGCCTTGCCTATGGACATGACCGATGACGCGGCGCCACGCCCGATCGGCAAGCCGATGGCAATGATGTTCCGTGGCTTCCTGGTCAATGCCAGCAACCCCAAGGCGTTGGTGTTCATGCTGGCGGTGCTGCCGCAGTTCGTGAACCCGCAGGCGCCACTGCTGGCGCAGTACCTGATCCTGGGAGCGACGATGATCAGCGTCGATATGATCGTGATGGCGGGGTATACGGGGCTCGCGTCGAAGGTGTTGCGCCTGTTGCGCACGCCGAAGCAGCAAAAACGTGTGAACCGTACGTTTGCCGGGTTGTTTGTCGGTGCGGCTGGCTTCCTCGCTAGCCTGCATCGCGCTACGGCATAA
- a CDS encoding mechanosensitive ion channel family protein, whose protein sequence is MEALQLPIPTQWVEPVWIGVQILLILLGAYLAQRFVAKGLTRLGERYPFPPQLLMPLRGGLRWLIMGSALIFVLGRLGVSATVLWTALSGFVAVAAVAFFAMWSVLSNLLCAILIFTVGPFRIGDIVELVDTVDKPGVKGRVVAINLLYTTLIEVAQAGTDSAMVQVPNSLFFQRSVRRWPGTHVFPGDR, encoded by the coding sequence ATGGAAGCGCTGCAATTGCCGATACCGACGCAATGGGTCGAGCCCGTGTGGATCGGCGTGCAGATCCTGCTGATCCTGCTGGGCGCCTACCTCGCCCAGCGCTTCGTTGCCAAAGGCCTGACTCGGCTGGGTGAGCGTTACCCGTTCCCGCCGCAATTGTTGATGCCACTGCGCGGTGGCCTGCGCTGGCTGATCATGGGCAGTGCGCTGATCTTCGTGCTGGGCCGCCTGGGCGTGTCCGCCACCGTGCTGTGGACCGCGCTGTCGGGGTTTGTTGCGGTTGCCGCGGTGGCGTTCTTCGCCATGTGGTCGGTGCTGTCGAACCTGCTGTGCGCGATCTTGATCTTCACCGTCGGGCCGTTCCGCATTGGTGACATCGTTGAACTGGTGGATACCGTCGACAAACCGGGTGTGAAAGGCCGTGTGGTGGCGATCAACCTGCTCTACACCACGCTGATCGAAGTGGCGCAAGCTGGCACTGACAGCGCGATGGTGCAGGTGCCCAACAGCCTGTTCTTCCAGCGTTCGGTGCGCCGTTGGCCGGGGACTCATGTGTTTCCAGGCGATCGCTAG
- a CDS encoding ATP-binding cassette domain-containing protein, with amino-acid sequence MIRLQSLTLQRGPQRLLEDAELTLHAGHKAGLIGANGAGKSTLFALLLGELTPDSGDCLLPADWRIAHMRQEIDTLDRIAIDYVLDGDLRLRQVQHDLAEAEKAQDGAAQARLHAELDSADGYTADARARKMLAGLGFTNEQMDRPVADFSGGWRMRLNLAQALMCPSDLLLLDEPTNHLDLDAILWLEDFLKNYQGTLLLISHDRDFLDAVVDNIAHVEQKKITLYRGGYTAFERARAERLAQQQQAFEKQQAQRAHMESYIARFKAQATKARQAQSRIKALERMEELSAAHVDSPFDFVFRESVKISSPLLDLSDARLGYGDKTILEKVKLQLTPGARIGLLGPNGAGKSTLIKNLSGELQPLAGRLTRGENLVVGYFAQHQLDSLDAKASPLLHLQRLAPTEREQPLRDFLGGFDFRGARIDEPVLNFSGGEKARLALALIAWDRPNLLLLDEPTNHLDLEMRLALTMALQEFSGAVLVVSHDRHLLKSTTDNFLLVADGKVEEFDGDLDDYARWLTDYRLRNAPASNTPVNPDKTDKKAQRQAAAALRQQLAPHKREADKLEAELGKLHERLAKIEASLGDSAVYEAARKDELRDLLAEQAKLKVREGQLEETWMEALELLESLQAELEALS; translated from the coding sequence ATGATCCGACTTCAAAGCCTAACATTACAGCGTGGCCCGCAACGTCTTCTCGAAGACGCCGAGCTGACCCTGCACGCCGGTCACAAAGCCGGCCTGATCGGTGCCAACGGCGCCGGCAAATCCACGTTGTTTGCCCTGTTGCTGGGTGAGCTGACCCCGGACTCCGGGGACTGCCTGCTGCCGGCCGACTGGCGCATCGCCCATATGCGCCAGGAGATCGACACCCTGGACCGCATCGCGATCGACTACGTGCTCGATGGCGACCTGCGCCTGCGCCAGGTGCAACACGACCTCGCCGAGGCCGAAAAAGCCCAGGACGGCGCCGCCCAGGCCCGCTTGCACGCGGAACTGGACAGCGCCGATGGCTACACCGCTGACGCCCGTGCCCGCAAGATGCTCGCCGGCCTTGGTTTTACCAACGAACAGATGGACCGCCCGGTCGCCGACTTCTCCGGTGGCTGGCGCATGCGCCTGAACCTGGCCCAGGCGCTGATGTGTCCTTCGGATCTGTTGCTGCTCGACGAACCGACCAACCACTTGGACCTCGATGCGATCCTGTGGCTGGAAGATTTCCTCAAGAACTACCAGGGCACCCTGCTGCTGATCTCCCACGACCGGGATTTCCTCGACGCTGTGGTCGACAACATCGCCCACGTCGAACAGAAGAAAATCACCCTGTACCGTGGTGGCTACACCGCGTTCGAGCGGGCCCGTGCCGAGCGCCTGGCCCAGCAACAACAGGCGTTCGAGAAGCAGCAGGCGCAACGTGCGCATATGGAAAGCTACATCGCCCGCTTCAAGGCCCAGGCCACCAAGGCCCGCCAGGCCCAGAGCCGGATCAAGGCCCTGGAACGCATGGAAGAACTGTCGGCGGCCCACGTCGATTCGCCGTTCGACTTCGTGTTCCGCGAGTCGGTGAAGATCTCCAGCCCATTGCTGGACCTCTCGGATGCCCGCTTGGGTTATGGCGACAAAACCATCCTGGAAAAGGTCAAGCTGCAGCTCACGCCGGGTGCGCGCATCGGTTTGCTCGGCCCCAACGGCGCGGGCAAGTCGACGCTGATCAAGAACCTGTCAGGTGAGCTGCAACCCCTGGCCGGTCGCCTGACCCGTGGCGAGAACCTGGTGGTGGGCTACTTCGCCCAGCATCAGTTGGACTCCCTCGATGCCAAGGCCAGCCCGCTGTTGCACCTGCAACGCCTGGCGCCGACCGAGCGCGAGCAGCCCCTGCGCGACTTCCTCGGCGGTTTCGACTTCCGGGGTGCGCGTATCGATGAGCCGGTGCTGAACTTCTCCGGTGGCGAAAAAGCTCGCCTGGCCCTGGCGTTGATCGCCTGGGACCGGCCGAACCTACTGCTGCTCGACGAACCGACCAACCACCTGGACCTGGAAATGCGCCTGGCGCTGACCATGGCCTTGCAGGAATTCAGCGGTGCGGTCCTGGTGGTGTCTCACGATCGCCACCTGCTCAAAAGCACCACCGATAACTTCCTGCTGGTGGCCGATGGCAAAGTCGAAGAGTTCGACGGCGACCTCGACGACTATGCGCGCTGGCTGACCGATTACCGCCTGCGCAATGCGCCGGCCAGCAATACGCCCGTCAACCCGGACAAGACCGATAAGAAGGCCCAGCGCCAGGCTGCAGCTGCATTGCGCCAACAGTTGGCGCCGCACAAGCGCGAAGCCGACAAGCTGGAAGCCGAGTTGGGCAAGCTGCACGAGCGCCTGGCCAAGATCGAAGCCAGCCTGGGCGACAGCGCCGTGTACGAGGCCGCACGCAAGGATGAGTTGCGCGACTTGCTGGCCGAACAGGCCAAGCTCAAGGTGCGCGAAGGGCAATTGGAGGAAACCTGGATGGAAGCCCTCGAATTGCTCGAAAGCTTGCAAGCGGAGCTGGAGGCGCTGTCCTGA
- a CDS encoding TIGR02444 family protein, translating to MCADLWSFALSTYARPGVEEACLRAQAQGADVCLLLCGAWLEQRGVALTAERVQALKHIAKPWQVQVIEPLRQLRMQWRARAQQDGQLAAFRERVKALELDAERELIMRLEVLALAWPSNQSANQQRWLEGLATEDAANLDHDVLQQLRVVATGT from the coding sequence ATGTGTGCTGACCTGTGGAGCTTTGCCCTCTCGACTTACGCCCGGCCGGGCGTCGAAGAAGCCTGCCTGCGCGCGCAGGCGCAAGGCGCGGATGTGTGCCTGCTGCTCTGTGGGGCGTGGCTGGAACAAAGAGGGGTCGCGCTGACAGCCGAGCGCGTGCAAGCGCTGAAGCACATCGCCAAGCCTTGGCAGGTACAGGTGATCGAACCGTTGCGACAGCTGCGTATGCAATGGCGAGCCAGGGCGCAGCAGGATGGGCAACTGGCGGCGTTTCGGGAACGGGTCAAGGCCCTGGAGTTGGACGCCGAACGGGAATTAATAATGCGCCTCGAGGTGCTTGCACTGGCGTGGCCATCAAACCAGAGCGCAAATCAACAACGATGGCTGGAAGGACTGGCGACTGAGGATGCCGCCAACCTTGACCACGACGTGCTGCAGCAGCTGCGCGTCGTGGCCACCGGCACTTAG
- a CDS encoding AlgP family protein, translated as MSAKQKPVNTPLHLLQQLSSSLLEHLESACSQALADAEKLLAKLEKQRGKAQEKLHKSRTKLQDAATAGKAKAQAKAKDAVKELEDLLDALKDRQAETRTYISQLKKDAQESLKLAQGVGRVKEAVAKVLGARTPAKAVAAKPAAKTAAAKPAAKPAAKTAAAKPAAKPAAKTAAAKPAAKPAAKTAAAKPAAKPAAKTAAAKPAAKPAAKTAAAKPAAKPAAKTAAAKPAAKPAAKTAAAKPAAKPAAKTAAAKPAAKPAAKTAAAKPAAKPTAKTAAAKPAAKPVAKTAAAKPAAKPAAKTAAVKPAAKPAAKTAAAKPAAKPAAKPAAKPAAAKPAAAKPATPATPAAAAPTAPASSTPAPVAPSTTPTSAS; from the coding sequence ATGTCGGCCAAACAGAAGCCTGTTAATACCCCGTTGCACTTACTCCAACAACTGTCGAGCAGCCTGCTTGAACATCTGGAAAGCGCGTGTTCCCAAGCGTTGGCCGATGCAGAAAAACTGCTCGCCAAGCTGGAAAAACAACGCGGTAAGGCGCAAGAAAAGCTGCACAAATCCCGCACCAAACTGCAAGACGCCGCCACTGCCGGCAAGGCCAAAGCTCAAGCCAAAGCCAAAGACGCTGTCAAAGAACTTGAGGACCTGCTGGACGCCCTCAAGGATCGTCAAGCTGAAACCCGCACCTATATTTCCCAACTCAAAAAAGATGCTCAGGAAAGCCTGAAATTGGCCCAGGGCGTTGGTCGTGTGAAAGAAGCTGTCGCGAAAGTGCTGGGCGCGCGTACTCCTGCAAAAGCCGTTGCCGCCAAGCCAGCTGCCAAAACCGCTGCTGCAAAACCAGCCGCCAAGCCAGCTGCTAAAACCGCTGCTGCAAAACCAGCCGCCAAGCCAGCTGCTAAAACCGCTGCTGCAAAACCAGCCGCCAAGCCAGCTGCTAAAACCGCTGCTGCAAAACCAGCCGCCAAGCCAGCTGCCAAAACCGCTGCTGCAAAACCAGCCGCCAAACCAGCTGCTAAAACCGCTGCTGCAAAACCAGCCGCCAAGCCAGCTGCTAAAACCGCTGCTGCAAAACCAGCCGCCAAGCCAGCTGCTAAAACCGCTGCTGCAAAACCAGCCGCCAAGCCAGCTGCTAAAACCGCTGCTGCAAAACCAGCCGCCAAGCCAGCTGCCAAAACTGCTGCTGCAAAACCAGCCGCCAAGCCAACTGCTAAAACCGCTGCTGCAAAACCGGCCGCCAAGCCAGTTGCTAAAACCGCTGCTGCAAAACCAGCCGCCAAGCCAGCTGCTAAAACTGCTGCTGTAAAACCAGCCGCCAAGCCAGCTGCTAAAACTGCTGCTGCAAAACCAGCCGCCAAACCAGCTGCCAAGCCTGCCGCAAAACCAGCCGCTGCAAAGCCAGCTGCAGCCAAGCCAGCGACCCCGGCGACCCCGGCCGCCGCAGCTCCAACGGCACCGGCCAGCAGCACTCCAGCACCGGTAGCGCCAAGCACCACCCCAACCAGCGCTTCCTAA
- a CDS encoding FKBP-type peptidyl-prolyl cis-trans isomerase, with product MSRYLFIVLGLAISVANASEQSPAKTALQDQHDLAYSLGASLGERLRHEVPDLQIQALIEGLKQAYQGKPLALDNARIEQILAQHEAQAEDNAQSLKIEKALSAEQLFLAKEKTAKGVRELADGILLTELAPGSGSKPGANDQVQVKYVGRLPDGTVFDKSTQPQWFPLDSVISGWSSALQQMPVGAKWRLVIPSAQAYGADGADELIAPYTPLVFEIELLGTRH from the coding sequence ATGTCGCGTTACCTTTTCATTGTTCTGGGCCTGGCGATTTCCGTGGCCAATGCGAGCGAGCAATCGCCCGCAAAAACTGCACTTCAAGACCAGCACGACCTTGCATACAGCCTGGGCGCAAGCCTTGGTGAGCGCCTGCGCCACGAGGTCCCGGACCTTCAGATCCAGGCTTTGATCGAAGGCCTCAAGCAAGCATATCAAGGCAAGCCGCTGGCGCTGGATAACGCGCGTATCGAACAGATTCTTGCGCAGCATGAGGCCCAGGCCGAAGACAATGCCCAATCCCTCAAAATCGAAAAAGCCCTCAGCGCCGAACAGCTGTTTTTAGCCAAGGAAAAAACCGCGAAAGGGGTGCGCGAGTTGGCCGATGGCATCCTGCTTACCGAACTGGCGCCCGGCAGCGGTAGCAAGCCCGGCGCGAATGATCAGGTTCAAGTGAAATACGTGGGGCGATTGCCGGATGGCACAGTGTTCGACAAGAGCACGCAACCCCAATGGTTTCCTCTGGACAGCGTAATCAGCGGCTGGAGCAGCGCGTTGCAGCAGATGCCGGTGGGGGCGAAATGGCGCCTGGTGATCCCATCGGCCCAAGCCTATGGTGCCGACGGTGCGGATGAGCTGATTGCACCCTATACACCGCTGGTGTTCGAAATCGAATTGCTCGGCACTCGACACTGA
- the rsd gene encoding sigma D regulator: MLESCQNAQERWGGVHKLIDSWLKARHELVRAFDALGAKPEALAENRKPLQEFCEVLVDYVSAGHFGVYEQLTEEAQAFDDKRGLELAETLYPRIDVITEKLLEFTDLCDAGQCVAEKFKELGALLHERFELEDCLIEVLHNAHKEEPATQA, encoded by the coding sequence ATGCTGGAAAGTTGTCAGAATGCTCAGGAACGCTGGGGTGGAGTGCACAAGCTGATCGACAGCTGGTTGAAGGCACGTCACGAACTGGTTCGGGCCTTTGATGCGCTTGGCGCCAAGCCTGAGGCATTGGCTGAGAATCGCAAGCCGCTGCAGGAGTTCTGTGAAGTGTTGGTGGACTACGTGTCTGCCGGTCATTTCGGTGTCTACGAGCAACTTACCGAGGAGGCGCAAGCCTTCGATGATAAGCGTGGCCTGGAGTTGGCTGAGACCCTTTACCCACGCATCGATGTCATCACCGAAAAACTGCTGGAGTTCACCGACCTGTGTGATGCTGGCCAGTGTGTTGCCGAAAAATTCAAAGAGTTGGGCGCGCTGCTTCACGAGCGTTTCGAACTGGAAGATTGCCTGATCGAAGTTCTGCACAACGCCCACAAGGAAGAGCCTGCCACTCAGGCCTGA
- a CDS encoding disulfide bond formation protein B — translation MSLAPSRSLFFLAFMAGALTLGASFYLEFGASLRPCFLCQIQRIFLAAFTLINLVAAIHNPRRSAVCLYGLAGMGCALLGAITAVRQVLLQNVASDQLADCGPSLHYMIENLSLWQALQLTVKGTVDCVEINWTLFDLSLPEWSLLFFLGMLVLGAVQFSGVLMGQRLHPTRH, via the coding sequence ATGTCTTTGGCCCCTTCACGCTCCTTGTTTTTTCTTGCGTTCATGGCGGGTGCGCTGACATTGGGCGCGTCCTTTTATCTTGAGTTCGGTGCATCGTTGCGGCCCTGCTTCCTGTGTCAGATCCAGCGTATCTTTCTAGCCGCCTTCACGCTGATCAACCTGGTTGCCGCTATTCATAACCCCAGACGCTCCGCCGTCTGCCTTTACGGACTGGCGGGCATGGGGTGCGCACTGCTCGGTGCTATCACTGCTGTGCGTCAGGTGCTGCTGCAAAATGTCGCCTCTGACCAGCTTGCCGATTGCGGGCCCAGCCTGCACTACATGATCGAAAACCTGTCGCTGTGGCAGGCGCTGCAATTGACGGTCAAAGGCACCGTCGATTGTGTGGAAATCAATTGGACCTTGTTTGACTTGAGCCTTCCTGAATGGAGCTTGCTGTTTTTCCTGGGGATGCTGGTCCTGGGTGCTGTGCAGTTCTCAGGCGTGCTGATGGGCCAGCGCTTGCACCCGACAAGGCATTGA
- a CDS encoding heme biosynthesis protein HemY — translation MKRFYVILVLAIAVALALAVGISKHTGYVLITYPHVLHYESSLWATVVAVFAIGLALYVIRVLLSLVTTSGGVVNPWSRRNRSRRVQIAIEQGQMDLAEGRWASAERHLHRAAEAERQPLLYYLGAARAANEQGRYEESDGLLERALERQPQAELAVALSHAQLQLDRGDTDGALTTLQAMHERHPHNAQVLRQLQRLHQQRGDWSSVIRLLPELRKDKVLPASELAELERRAWGENLTLAAQREEQGEAGLQSLERAWQQLTSAQRQEPQLVLAYAEQLRQLGADAKAEEVLRGAIKRGYDSHLIRLYGLLRGSDPARQLKFAEGWLKDHLHDASLLLTLGRLCLQNSLWGKARDYLDTSLQVQRNPEACAELARLLAQLGDTERSNQLFQEGLGLLDNRLLASPLPVPVRS, via the coding sequence ATGAAGCGTTTCTATGTGATCCTGGTGTTGGCGATTGCGGTCGCCCTGGCACTGGCTGTGGGCATTTCGAAACACACGGGCTACGTGCTGATTACCTACCCTCACGTGCTGCATTACGAGTCGAGCCTGTGGGCGACGGTGGTGGCTGTGTTTGCCATCGGCCTTGCCCTCTACGTGATCCGTGTGTTGCTGAGCCTGGTGACCACCTCCGGTGGCGTGGTCAACCCGTGGTCGCGGCGTAACCGCAGTCGCCGTGTGCAGATCGCCATCGAGCAGGGCCAGATGGACCTCGCCGAAGGCCGCTGGGCCAGCGCCGAGCGCCACCTGCACCGCGCAGCCGAAGCAGAGCGCCAGCCGTTGCTGTACTACCTGGGCGCGGCCCGGGCGGCGAATGAGCAGGGGCGTTATGAAGAGTCGGATGGCTTGCTCGAGCGAGCCCTGGAGCGCCAGCCCCAGGCCGAACTGGCCGTTGCCCTGAGCCATGCGCAATTGCAGTTGGACCGTGGCGATACGGACGGCGCACTGACCACCTTGCAGGCCATGCACGAGCGTCATCCCCACAACGCCCAGGTATTGCGCCAGTTGCAGCGTTTGCATCAGCAACGTGGCGACTGGTCGTCGGTGATTCGCCTGCTGCCGGAGTTGCGCAAGGACAAGGTGCTGCCCGCCAGTGAGCTGGCCGAACTTGAGCGTCGCGCCTGGGGTGAAAACCTGACCCTCGCTGCCCAGCGCGAGGAGCAGGGTGAAGCGGGTTTGCAGTCCCTTGAGCGGGCCTGGCAGCAACTGACGTCTGCCCAGCGCCAGGAGCCTCAATTAGTCCTTGCCTATGCCGAGCAACTGCGTCAGTTAGGCGCAGATGCCAAGGCCGAGGAGGTCCTGCGCGGCGCCATCAAGCGCGGTTACGATAGTCACCTGATCCGGCTGTACGGCCTACTGCGCGGCAGCGACCCGGCCCGGCAATTGAAGTTTGCCGAGGGTTGGCTCAAGGACCATCTGCACGATGCCAGCCTGTTGCTGACGCTGGGCCGCTTGTGCCTGCAAAACAGCCTGTGGGGCAAGGCACGGGACTATCTCGACACGAGCCTGCAGGTGCAGCGCAACCCTGAAGCGTGCGCGGAGCTGGCGCGCCTGCTGGCCCAGTTGGGTGATACTGAACGAAGCAACCAGTTGTTTCAGGAAGGCCTGGGTCTTTTGGATAATCGCCTGTTGGCATCCCCGCTGCCGGTGCCTGTCCGGAGTTGA